From the Thermococcus guaymasensis DSM 11113 genome, one window contains:
- the tsaA gene encoding tRNA (N6-threonylcarbamoyladenosine(37)-N6)-methyltransferase TrmO, with amino-acid sequence MEKVKEVTYRFIGVIHSPFKEPKGVPIQPSAARGVKGTVEVFPEYSLGLKDIEGFSHIILIYHFHLAKPGKLLVRPYMDEEEHGVFATRAPGRPNPIGLSIVRLIGVEGNVLHIEDVDIVDGTPLLDIKPYVPEFDMREVERIGWLERNVHKLPEARDDGRFVKE; translated from the coding sequence GTGGAGAAAGTGAAGGAAGTTACCTACCGCTTCATCGGAGTCATCCACAGCCCATTCAAGGAGCCGAAGGGCGTTCCAATACAGCCCTCGGCGGCTAGAGGAGTTAAAGGGACCGTTGAAGTCTTCCCGGAATACTCACTAGGACTGAAGGACATCGAAGGGTTCTCGCACATCATACTGATCTACCACTTCCACCTTGCGAAGCCCGGAAAGCTCCTCGTCAGGCCATATATGGACGAGGAGGAGCACGGAGTCTTCGCCACCCGCGCACCGGGCAGGCCGAACCCGATAGGCCTCTCGATAGTGAGACTCATCGGCGTCGAGGGAAACGTGCTCCACATCGAAGACGTTGACATCGTTGATGGGACGCCGCTGCTCGACATAAAGCCATACGTGCCTGAATTCGACATGCGGGAAGTTGAGAGAATTGGCTGGCTGGAGCGGAACGTCCACAAGCTCCCAGAGGCCAGAGATGACGGCAGGTTCGTGAAGGAATAG
- a CDS encoding CGGC domain-containing protein codes for MPKMVKIGIIICDRYRTCAGGKCFRALREREGAFSIYKDQEVEVVGYTTCGGCPGGNIEYAPAEMKKNGAEVIHLATGFLVGYPPCPWIDYFKRFIEEEYGLKVVLGTHPIPQKYYTTHKALGTWDSPDWEEKLKYVICDEETRKKYD; via the coding sequence ATGCCGAAAATGGTGAAGATTGGAATTATAATTTGCGACCGCTACCGCACCTGCGCGGGCGGTAAGTGCTTTAGGGCGCTGAGGGAACGGGAGGGAGCCTTCAGCATATACAAAGACCAGGAGGTTGAGGTTGTTGGGTATACCACCTGCGGAGGCTGCCCCGGCGGGAACATTGAATACGCCCCAGCGGAAATGAAAAAGAACGGTGCCGAGGTGATCCACCTCGCAACGGGCTTTCTGGTGGGCTATCCCCCGTGCCCCTGGATAGACTACTTCAAGCGGTTCATCGAGGAGGAATACGGTCTCAAGGTCGTCCTTGGAACCCACCCCATTCCGCAGAAATACTACACGACCCATAAGGCTCTGGGCACGTGGGACTCACCCGACTGGGAGGAAAAACTGAAGTACGTCATCTGCGACGAAGAAACAAGAAAGAAATACGACTAA
- a CDS encoding Rossmann-like domain-containing protein: protein MLLRTIKRKALKLSSEIELIDFGFALPYTWVLVEGERGKALGVAMTLPEEIQRYTNSISEPSLEAFIERADSLNVIERTLGLAAINAVSQYHIDLSGAEWVDVLELLPEDAGKVALVGNMPPLAKALRERRYKLYVFERNPKLWDRETLSDTLEYHLLPEMDAVIASASCLVNGTVDMLIDRAKNARLFVLTGPTGQLLPEFLKGTRVTHLAAMKVVDVQKALLGLKLGSFKGFEKGNRKYVAEVP from the coding sequence ATGCTCTTGAGAACTATTAAACGCAAGGCTTTAAAACTCTCATCTGAAATTGAGCTCATCGACTTCGGCTTTGCACTGCCCTACACGTGGGTTCTCGTTGAGGGCGAGAGGGGAAAGGCGCTCGGCGTGGCGATGACCCTGCCCGAAGAGATCCAGCGCTACACGAACTCAATAAGCGAGCCGTCGCTTGAGGCCTTCATTGAGAGGGCCGACAGCCTGAACGTCATTGAGAGAACCCTTGGATTGGCGGCAATAAACGCAGTCTCGCAGTATCACATAGACCTCAGCGGTGCAGAGTGGGTCGATGTACTCGAACTCCTCCCGGAAGACGCCGGAAAGGTCGCACTGGTCGGCAACATGCCCCCGCTGGCCAAGGCCCTGCGTGAGAGGAGATACAAGCTATACGTCTTCGAGAGGAATCCCAAGCTGTGGGACAGGGAGACACTCAGCGATACCCTTGAATATCACCTTCTTCCTGAGATGGACGCTGTGATAGCGAGCGCGAGCTGCCTCGTGAACGGCACGGTGGACATGCTGATTGACCGGGCAAAAAATGCGAGGCTCTTCGTTCTAACCGGGCCGACTGGGCAGCTTTTACCAGAGTTCCTGAAGGGCACGCGCGTTACTCACCTCGCCGCGATGAAGGTAGTTGATGTTCAAAAAGCCCTCCTCGGCCTGAAGCTTGGCTCCTTTAAGGGCTTCGAAAAAGGGAACAGGAAGTACGTGGCCGAGGTGCCATGA
- a CDS encoding hydrogenase maturation protease, producing the protein MRTLILALGNELMKDDGVGLKAGRILAEKGYNVLEVGTDIFKLSNYYSGEERLIIIDAILSDKREPGSVLHLAGEEVFEKLKAEIRSAHFMGAIDGLKLLMAMNERLAKAEIHFIGVVAKEIDLGMELSEEVKNALPKVIELVEEIY; encoded by the coding sequence ATGAGAACCCTAATCCTTGCCCTCGGCAACGAGCTGATGAAAGACGACGGAGTAGGCCTCAAGGCCGGCAGAATTCTCGCAGAGAAAGGCTACAACGTCCTTGAGGTCGGGACGGACATCTTCAAACTTTCAAACTACTACAGCGGGGAGGAGAGGCTGATAATCATAGACGCCATCCTGAGCGACAAGCGTGAGCCTGGAAGCGTCCTCCACCTTGCCGGCGAGGAGGTCTTCGAGAAGCTGAAGGCCGAGATAAGGAGCGCACACTTCATGGGGGCAATTGACGGGCTCAAACTCCTGATGGCGATGAACGAGCGCCTTGCCAAGGCGGAGATACACTTCATCGGCGTTGTTGCCAAAGAGATAGACCTCGGAATGGAGCTCAGCGAGGAGGTTAAGAATGCCCTGCCGAAAGTTATCGAGCTCGTTGAAGAGATTTATTAA
- a CDS encoding type II toxin-antitoxin system VapC family toxin — translation MRVDSSLIVEYFKGSERAVKLFESFENEDVALYITETVFSEVTYLLLGYFSNLAPRTLKGKKDKLPPEIQVVFKALRGFGFIESTQRTVFKAMELIQKYAMLPNDALILATCIEHGFALATLDDDFLGPAKAEGVEILTSSPP, via the coding sequence ATGAGGGTTGACAGCTCCCTCATCGTGGAGTACTTCAAAGGTAGCGAACGGGCGGTTAAACTCTTTGAGTCCTTTGAGAACGAAGACGTAGCCCTTTACATCACCGAAACAGTGTTCAGTGAGGTTACGTATCTGCTCCTCGGCTATTTCTCAAACCTCGCACCCAGGACCCTCAAAGGAAAGAAGGATAAACTGCCACCTGAGATTCAGGTTGTTTTTAAAGCTCTGAGAGGCTTTGGGTTCATTGAGTCCACACAAAGAACGGTCTTTAAGGCAATGGAGCTCATCCAAAAGTACGCCATGCTCCCCAACGATGCACTGATTCTCGCGACCTGCATAGAGCACGGTTTTGCACTGGCGACCCTCGATGACGACTTTCTTGGCCCCGCGAAGGCGGAAGGTGTTGAAATTCTGACCTCCTCCCCGCCCTAA
- the hydA gene encoding NADPH-dependent hydrogenase/sulfhydrogenase 1 subunit alpha: MNNVYIPITVDHIARVEGKGGVEILVGDDGVKEVRLNIIEGPRFFEAITLGKKLDEALAVYPRICSFCSAAHKLTAVEAAEKAIGFTPREEIQALREVLYIGDMIESHALHLYLLVLPDYLGYSGPLHMVDEYKKEIGIALDLKNLGSWIMEVLGSRAIHQENVVFGGFGKLPGKATLELMKKRLQEALPKAEYTFELFSKLEQYKEVEGPITHLAVKPRGDVYGIYGDYISASDGNEFPSEDYKEHIKEFVVEHSFAKHSHYHGKPFMVGAISRVVNHADKLYGKAKELYESHRNLLRPTNPFANNLAQALELVYFAERAIDLIDEALAKWPIRPRDEVEIKDGFGVSTTEAPRGILIYALEVKDGKVAYADIITPTAFNLAMLEEHVRMMAEKHYKDEPERLKYLTEMVVRAYDPCISCSVHVARL; this comes from the coding sequence ATGAACAACGTCTACATACCAATCACCGTTGACCACATAGCGCGCGTTGAGGGCAAGGGTGGAGTGGAGATACTCGTCGGAGACGATGGCGTCAAGGAGGTCAGGCTCAACATCATCGAGGGACCGCGCTTTTTTGAGGCCATAACCCTGGGCAAGAAGCTCGATGAGGCGTTAGCCGTCTACCCGAGGATATGCTCCTTCTGTTCGGCCGCCCACAAGCTCACCGCGGTTGAAGCCGCTGAGAAGGCGATTGGCTTCACCCCGCGCGAGGAAATCCAGGCGCTTAGAGAAGTCCTCTACATCGGCGACATGATAGAGAGCCACGCACTCCACCTGTACCTCTTGGTTTTGCCGGACTACCTCGGTTACTCCGGCCCGCTCCACATGGTGGACGAGTACAAGAAGGAGATAGGCATCGCCCTCGACTTGAAGAACCTCGGAAGCTGGATCATGGAAGTTTTGGGCTCAAGGGCCATCCACCAGGAGAACGTTGTTTTTGGAGGCTTTGGCAAGCTACCAGGTAAAGCCACCCTTGAGCTCATGAAGAAGCGCCTCCAGGAAGCGCTCCCCAAGGCAGAGTACACCTTCGAGCTCTTCTCCAAGCTTGAGCAATACAAGGAGGTCGAGGGGCCGATAACGCACCTCGCCGTGAAGCCGAGAGGGGACGTCTACGGAATCTACGGGGATTACATAAGCGCCAGCGACGGAAACGAGTTCCCGAGCGAGGACTACAAGGAGCACATAAAGGAGTTCGTCGTCGAGCACAGCTTCGCCAAGCACTCCCACTACCACGGGAAGCCCTTCATGGTCGGAGCAATCTCGCGCGTCGTCAACCACGCAGACAAGCTCTACGGGAAGGCGAAGGAGCTCTACGAGAGCCACAGAAACCTGCTCAGACCGACAAACCCGTTCGCCAACAACCTTGCCCAGGCGCTTGAGCTCGTCTACTTCGCGGAGAGGGCGATTGACCTCATAGACGAGGCCCTCGCCAAGTGGCCGATAAGGCCGAGGGACGAAGTCGAGATAAAGGACGGCTTCGGCGTCTCAACGACCGAGGCACCGCGCGGAATCCTCATTTACGCGCTCGAAGTCAAGGACGGAAAGGTTGCCTACGCGGACATCATAACCCCGACCGCCTTCAACCTCGCCATGCTGGAGGAGCACGTGAGGATGATGGCGGAGAAGCACTACAAAGACGAGCCAGAGAGGCTCAAGTACCTCACCGAGATGGTTGTAAGGGCCTACGACCCGTGCATCTCCTGTTCAGTGCACGTGGCGAGGCTCTGA
- the hydD gene encoding NADPH-dependent hydrogenase/sulfhydrogenase 1 subunit delta — MRRKAKIGFYALTSCYGCQLQFAMIDELVQALEKIRIECWFMLDRESNENAKVDIALIEGSVSTEEEVELVKKIRENAKIVVAVGSCAVQGGVQSWEKDKPLEELWKTVYGDGKVKFKPKMAEPVSKYIKVDYNIYGCPPEKKDFIYALGTLLIDSWPEDIDYPVCLECRLKGNPCVLIEKGEPCLGPITRAGCDARCPSYGIACIGCRGAIGYDVAWFDSLARTFREKGLTKEEILERMKIFNAHNPKLEEMVEKVFQGVEE; from the coding sequence ATGAGAAGAAAGGCGAAGATTGGGTTTTATGCCCTCACATCATGCTACGGCTGTCAGCTGCAGTTCGCGATGATAGACGAGCTAGTCCAGGCCCTCGAAAAAATCAGGATAGAATGCTGGTTCATGCTCGACAGGGAGAGCAATGAAAACGCAAAAGTCGATATCGCTCTCATTGAGGGTAGTGTCTCCACCGAGGAGGAGGTAGAGCTCGTCAAGAAAATCCGCGAGAACGCGAAAATTGTGGTGGCGGTCGGCTCCTGTGCCGTTCAGGGGGGAGTTCAAAGCTGGGAGAAAGACAAGCCCCTCGAAGAGCTCTGGAAGACCGTCTACGGCGATGGAAAGGTCAAGTTCAAGCCGAAGATGGCCGAGCCGGTCTCAAAGTACATCAAGGTGGACTACAACATCTACGGTTGCCCGCCGGAGAAGAAGGACTTCATCTATGCCCTCGGAACCCTTCTAATAGACTCTTGGCCCGAGGACATCGACTATCCTGTCTGCCTCGAGTGCAGGCTGAAGGGCAACCCATGCGTTCTCATCGAGAAGGGCGAGCCCTGCCTCGGTCCGATAACAAGGGCCGGTTGCGACGCGAGGTGCCCGAGCTATGGAATAGCGTGCATCGGATGCAGGGGAGCGATAGGCTACGATGTGGCGTGGTTCGACTCACTCGCCAGGACGTTCAGGGAGAAGGGACTCACTAAAGAGGAGATACTGGAGCGCATGAAGATTTTCAACGCCCACAACCCGAAGCTCGAGGAGATGGTTGAGAAGGTATTTCAGGGGGTGGAAGAATGA
- the hydG gene encoding NADPH-dependent hydrogenase/sulfhydrogenase 1 subunit gamma encodes MSEPHVCTCHDNPYALDKVKVLRVYQLTEKEKLFLFRFEDPEIAEKWTFKPGQFVQLTVPGVGEVPISICSSPMKRGFFELCIRKVGRVTTAIHKLKPGDTVLVRGPYGNGFPVDDWEGMDILLIAAGLGAAPLRSVFLYAMDNRWKYGNITFINTARYGKDLLFYKELEAMKDLAEADNVKIIQSVTRDPEWPGLHGRPQNFIVEANTNPKNTAVAICGPPRMYKAVFESLINYGYRPENIFVTLERKMKCGIGKCGHCVVGTSTSLKYVCRDGPVFTYFDIVSTPGLLD; translated from the coding sequence ATGAGCGAACCCCACGTCTGCACCTGCCACGACAACCCCTACGCCCTGGATAAGGTCAAGGTCCTCAGGGTGTATCAGCTAACGGAAAAGGAGAAGCTCTTCCTCTTCCGCTTCGAGGATCCCGAGATAGCCGAGAAATGGACGTTCAAGCCCGGTCAGTTTGTCCAGCTCACCGTCCCCGGAGTGGGAGAGGTTCCGATAAGCATATGCTCATCGCCAATGAAGAGGGGATTCTTCGAACTCTGTATTAGAAAAGTTGGAAGGGTCACCACTGCCATTCACAAGCTCAAGCCCGGCGATACAGTTCTCGTCCGCGGCCCCTACGGAAACGGCTTCCCCGTTGACGACTGGGAGGGAATGGACATACTCCTCATTGCCGCCGGTCTGGGAGCGGCACCACTCAGGAGTGTCTTCCTCTACGCGATGGACAACCGCTGGAAGTACGGAAACATAACCTTCATCAACACGGCCCGCTACGGAAAGGACCTCCTATTCTACAAGGAGCTCGAGGCGATGAAAGACCTCGCCGAAGCGGATAACGTCAAGATAATCCAGAGCGTTACGCGCGACCCCGAGTGGCCGGGACTCCACGGAAGGCCGCAGAACTTCATAGTCGAGGCCAACACCAACCCCAAGAATACGGCAGTTGCTATCTGCGGCCCACCGAGGATGTACAAGGCTGTCTTTGAGTCCCTCATCAACTATGGCTACCGCCCGGAGAACATATTCGTCACGCTGGAGAGAAAGATGAAGTGCGGAATAGGCAAATGCGGTCATTGCGTCGTTGGAACGAGCACGTCCCTCAAGTACGTCTGTAGAGACGGCCCCGTCTTCACGTACTTCGATATAGTATCAACGCCCGGCCTGCTGGACTGA
- the hydB gene encoding NADPH-dependent hydrogenase/sulfhydrogenase 1 subunit beta, translating to MRYVKLPKENTYEFLERLKNFGKLYAPVKISEKFYDFREIDDVRKVEFNYVRTIMPPKKFFFAPREKMFEFSISKGEYREVIPEVEPFVLFGVHSCDIYGLKILDSVYLDEYPDKYYKVRREKSIIIGISCMPDEYCFCNLLRTDFEHDGFDLFLHELPDGWLVRIGTPTGHRIVDKNIKLFTEVTQEDICNFREFERKRAQAFKYHEEWDNIHYLLELEMEHPLWEKEAEKCLACGICSTVCPTCRCYEVQDVVNLDGDTGYRERRWDSCKFRSHGLVAGGHNFRPTKKDRFINRYLCKMSFHWKLGINFCVGCGRCTAFCPAGIDFVKNIRTIVGLEELSCPPKLSEEIPKKGFAYAKNIRGEDI from the coding sequence ATGAGATACGTCAAACTTCCAAAAGAAAATACGTATGAATTTTTAGAAAGGCTAAAGAACTTCGGAAAACTGTATGCCCCGGTCAAAATCTCTGAGAAGTTCTATGACTTCAGGGAGATCGATGATGTCAGGAAGGTTGAATTCAACTACGTCAGAACTATAATGCCGCCGAAGAAGTTCTTCTTCGCACCGCGGGAGAAGATGTTCGAGTTCAGCATCTCCAAGGGGGAGTACAGGGAGGTAATCCCAGAAGTTGAGCCCTTCGTCCTCTTCGGCGTCCATTCCTGCGACATATACGGCCTGAAGATACTCGACAGTGTATACCTAGACGAGTACCCCGACAAGTACTACAAGGTCAGGCGTGAAAAGAGCATAATCATTGGAATAAGCTGTATGCCCGACGAGTACTGCTTCTGCAACCTGCTCAGGACGGACTTCGAGCACGATGGCTTCGACCTGTTCCTCCACGAACTCCCCGACGGCTGGCTGGTAAGGATAGGAACCCCCACAGGCCACAGGATAGTTGATAAGAACATCAAGCTCTTCACCGAGGTCACACAAGAGGACATCTGCAACTTCAGGGAGTTCGAGAGGAAGCGCGCTCAAGCCTTTAAGTACCATGAGGAGTGGGATAACATCCACTACCTCCTTGAACTTGAGATGGAACACCCGCTCTGGGAGAAAGAGGCGGAGAAGTGTCTCGCCTGCGGAATCTGCAGCACGGTGTGCCCGACTTGCCGCTGCTATGAGGTTCAGGACGTGGTGAACCTCGACGGGGACACAGGATACAGGGAGAGGCGCTGGGACTCGTGTAAGTTCAGGAGCCACGGGCTCGTTGCCGGCGGGCACAACTTCAGGCCAACGAAGAAGGACCGCTTCATAAACCGCTACCTCTGTAAGATGTCCTTCCACTGGAAGCTCGGAATAAACTTCTGCGTCGGTTGTGGTCGCTGTACCGCCTTCTGTCCGGCGGGCATTGATTTCGTAAAGAACATCAGAACCATAGTCGGACTGGAAGAGTTATCCTGTCCCCCGAAGCTGAGTGAGGAGATTCCAAAGAAAGGTTTTGCATATGCCAAAAACATTAGGGGTGAGGACATATGA
- a CDS encoding outer membrane protein assembly factor BamB family protein, producing the protein MKKLLVFMLLAFMLPVAASPVKLWSYSDTCAVFSLSMNSNGSIGLAFGYYAELLSPDGKLLWKAPTRGIAYSSALSEDNVLLIGTEGSWVQVFKDKKILWEHKLRNAVVSVSISPNGSLAAAGDASGYVYLFRDGKLAWERKVGDYVWSILLSNGVLYVGSDSGISAFSVDGGFIWSKSLGAAVRKVLPAGSNIVILLVPDSEEWGEVIAFTPSGKELWKRHFGGYVRAISSDGKNVGVAGNFGNVTLLSLDGNVIYSVPLIGYAYDVTTREGYTVVSFGNEAELISPNGTVIWFQRFNGTAYHVAFSPKGYFLTEYGSHDLQNCYSIIDAWALSGTPTVTAQESDRKTGVNPYIAGILIALVLLMGVLLWRKRS; encoded by the coding sequence ATGAAGAAGTTGCTGGTGTTCATGCTCCTAGCCTTCATGCTTCCCGTCGCGGCGTCACCCGTCAAGCTCTGGAGTTATTCTGACACCTGTGCAGTGTTTTCGCTCTCAATGAACTCCAACGGTTCCATCGGCCTGGCGTTTGGTTACTACGCTGAGCTGTTGAGCCCCGATGGAAAACTCCTCTGGAAGGCCCCTACGAGGGGAATAGCCTATTCCTCGGCACTCTCCGAGGATAACGTCCTTCTGATTGGAACCGAGGGGAGCTGGGTTCAGGTGTTCAAGGACAAAAAGATCCTCTGGGAGCATAAACTCAGAAACGCCGTTGTGAGCGTTTCAATTTCCCCGAACGGTAGCCTTGCCGCGGCTGGCGATGCCTCGGGTTACGTTTACCTTTTTAGGGATGGTAAACTTGCTTGGGAGAGGAAGGTTGGGGACTACGTCTGGAGCATCCTACTTTCTAACGGAGTGCTCTACGTAGGTTCTGACTCCGGAATTTCCGCCTTTTCGGTGGATGGAGGGTTTATCTGGAGCAAGAGCCTCGGTGCTGCTGTGAGAAAGGTTCTCCCCGCCGGAAGTAATATAGTGATCCTTCTCGTCCCCGACTCCGAGGAATGGGGCGAGGTCATAGCCTTTACTCCATCCGGAAAGGAGCTCTGGAAGAGGCACTTCGGAGGCTATGTAAGGGCCATCTCATCGGACGGGAAAAACGTGGGCGTCGCCGGGAACTTTGGAAACGTCACGTTGCTCTCGCTGGATGGGAACGTGATATACTCCGTTCCGCTGATCGGCTACGCCTATGACGTGACCACTAGGGAGGGCTATACCGTCGTCTCCTTCGGAAATGAAGCCGAGCTTATATCCCCTAACGGAACTGTGATCTGGTTCCAGCGCTTCAACGGGACGGCCTATCACGTCGCCTTCTCGCCAAAAGGCTACTTCCTGACCGAGTACGGTTCACACGACCTTCAGAACTGCTATAGCATTATCGACGCATGGGCTCTCAGCGGGACTCCTACAGTTACAGCGCAAGAATCGGATAGAAAGACCGGCGTTAACCCATACATCGCTGGAATTCTCATCGCCCTCGTACTGCTTATGGGGGTACTGCTATGGCGGAAGCGGTCGTAG
- a CDS encoding ABC transporter ATP-binding protein, giving the protein MAEAVVAKNLVKRYGDFEAVKGISFTVKRGEAFALLGPNGAGKTTTVRMLTTLTSITSGEAYVNGFDVKRERLAVRRSIGLVPDVSNLYDELTVRENLLFMAKLYDAPPSRVDELIKEFELPADRKFGRLSTGFKRRATIAAALVHEPEVLFLDEPTNGLDVHSAKAVRALIRYLNKKGMTVFITTHNMVEAETIPQRIAIMRDGRIVAEGKRNELAKLVGKKKIVKLSVEPLTSSLLRALEHYNPSFEEGLVFKVDDVDAFLEELYSLKAELGFRIEGLCTEIPGIEEVLVELTKGCSCGGCPL; this is encoded by the coding sequence ATGGCGGAAGCGGTCGTAGCGAAGAACCTCGTCAAGCGCTACGGTGACTTCGAGGCTGTGAAGGGAATAAGCTTTACCGTCAAGAGGGGAGAGGCCTTTGCCCTCCTCGGCCCGAACGGGGCAGGAAAGACCACCACGGTAAGGATGCTGACGACGCTGACTTCAATAACCTCTGGCGAGGCCTACGTGAACGGCTTCGACGTGAAAAGGGAGAGACTAGCGGTGAGACGTTCGATAGGTCTTGTCCCCGACGTCTCCAACCTCTACGACGAGCTGACGGTCCGAGAGAACCTGCTCTTCATGGCCAAGCTCTACGATGCCCCACCAAGCAGAGTGGACGAGCTGATAAAGGAGTTCGAGCTCCCAGCGGATAGGAAGTTCGGCAGGCTGAGCACGGGCTTCAAGAGGAGAGCCACGATCGCAGCCGCCCTCGTCCACGAGCCAGAGGTGCTCTTCCTCGACGAACCCACCAACGGGCTCGATGTCCACTCCGCCAAGGCCGTCAGAGCTCTGATACGCTACCTCAATAAGAAGGGCATGACAGTTTTCATAACAACCCACAACATGGTTGAAGCTGAGACAATTCCCCAGAGGATAGCGATAATGAGGGACGGCCGGATAGTTGCCGAGGGGAAGAGGAACGAGCTGGCGAAGCTGGTTGGAAAGAAAAAGATTGTAAAGCTATCTGTTGAGCCTTTGACCTCGTCCCTTTTAAGGGCCCTTGAGCATTATAACCCCTCCTTTGAGGAGGGACTCGTTTTTAAGGTAGATGATGTTGATGCCTTCCTAGAGGAGCTCTATTCCCTCAAGGCCGAGCTCGGTTTCAGAATTGAGGGGCTGTGCACAGAGATCCCGGGCATTGAAGAGGTCCTCGTCGAGCTGACAAAAGGCTGTTCCTGCGGGGGGTGCCCTCTTTGA
- a CDS encoding ABC transporter permease has product MPSLKVLAIAEKELKEYVLKPGSISWGVIFPLVFTFAFAVRFGDVDHLAPGLLTISVLFGTTSFVSSSVIFERRLRTFERLLVAPVSYLEIALAKVLVASAFGIFVGLVSLVFLHFFMVYPIWNIPLLVLFLTISAVLFSAFGLYISLVPENPINAMTWLNLIRLPMMFTSGAIVSLLLFPRWFIAVGLLTPMTYAVEGIRFAMLHYYDVVNPVYSFLVLLLLAMVFIYLSTSKLESLY; this is encoded by the coding sequence GTGCCCTCTTTGAAGGTTCTGGCGATAGCCGAGAAGGAGCTCAAAGAATACGTCCTTAAGCCGGGTTCAATAAGCTGGGGAGTGATATTTCCGCTCGTATTCACATTTGCTTTTGCAGTGCGCTTTGGGGACGTTGACCACCTGGCGCCGGGTTTGCTCACGATTTCGGTTCTCTTCGGGACGACCTCTTTCGTGTCTTCCTCCGTAATCTTTGAGAGAAGGCTCCGAACATTTGAAAGGCTCCTCGTCGCACCTGTTAGCTACTTGGAGATTGCCCTTGCCAAAGTTTTGGTTGCCTCGGCATTTGGGATATTCGTTGGACTAGTTAGCCTTGTTTTCCTTCACTTTTTCATGGTCTACCCGATCTGGAACATTCCGCTGTTAGTGTTGTTTCTGACAATTTCAGCGGTTTTATTCTCTGCCTTTGGCCTCTACATATCCCTCGTGCCCGAGAACCCAATAAACGCGATGACGTGGCTCAACCTCATAAGACTGCCGATGATGTTCACGAGCGGGGCGATAGTCTCTCTCCTCCTCTTCCCGAGGTGGTTCATTGCGGTTGGCCTGCTCACGCCCATGACCTACGCGGTTGAGGGTATTCGCTTCGCGATGCTCCACTACTACGATGTCGTCAATCCAGTGTACTCTTTCCTCGTCCTGCTCCTGCTGGCCATGGTCTTTATCTACCTATCCACCTCTAAGCTCGAAAGTCTCTATTGA
- a CDS encoding class I SAM-dependent methyltransferase encodes MHELYTVLAEYYDAIYRRRAKRVSREIDFVEELFQNEAEGEVRKILDLACGTGIPTLELARRGYQVTGLDLHEEMLAVARRKAGAEGLDIEFIRGNALGIDFEEEFDAVTMFFSSIMYFDDSAIQELFNSVKRTLRPGGVFVADFPCWFYGGSDGPIVWDEQKGDERLVITDWREVEPAFQKLHFKRLVQVLKPDGSVKTFLVNDELNIYTPREMRLLAEKHFRKVKIYGDGHELRPSDRRYWLVAVK; translated from the coding sequence ATGCACGAGCTTTACACCGTTCTGGCGGAATACTATGATGCCATTTACAGGAGAAGGGCGAAGCGGGTTTCCAGGGAGATAGACTTCGTGGAGGAGCTCTTCCAGAATGAAGCCGAAGGAGAAGTGAGGAAAATCTTAGACCTCGCCTGTGGGACGGGAATCCCGACGCTCGAACTCGCGCGGCGCGGGTACCAAGTTACCGGCCTCGACCTCCACGAAGAGATGCTCGCAGTCGCGAGGAGAAAGGCAGGGGCAGAGGGGCTCGATATCGAGTTTATTCGGGGAAACGCTCTCGGAATTGACTTCGAGGAGGAGTTTGACGCCGTGACGATGTTCTTCTCATCAATTATGTACTTCGATGATTCTGCAATTCAGGAATTATTTAATTCTGTAAAGCGGACCCTAAGGCCAGGCGGGGTCTTCGTAGCCGACTTCCCGTGCTGGTTCTACGGCGGGAGCGACGGCCCGATAGTGTGGGACGAGCAGAAGGGCGACGAGCGTCTGGTGATTACCGACTGGCGCGAGGTTGAACCCGCTTTCCAGAAGCTCCACTTCAAGAGGCTCGTGCAGGTTCTAAAGCCGGACGGGAGTGTTAAGACATTCCTCGTGAACGACGAGCTCAACATCTACACGCCAAGGGAGATGAGACTTCTGGCGGAAAAGCACTTCAGGAAGGTCAAAATCTACGGGGACGGACACGAGCTGAGGCCCAGCGACAGGCGGTACTGGCTGGTGGCTGTGAAGTAG